The DNA window TTTTGCACAATGGTTTGAAACTCGCCGTAGATCTGCTGCCGCCGCGCTTCGTTAAACTCTTGGGCTCCAGCCCGAAACAGGCGATCGATATCCGCTTCCCAGTCGGAGACCTCCCAATCTTGGATGGGCGGTTGGCCGGGTTGTGGGCCAAGGTTGAACAAGTGGGAGCCGCCGGTACTTGTCCAGAGGTTGGAGCCGCTGTGGGGTTCGAGGCTGCCGGTGAAGCCAATGAGAATAGTATCCCACTCGCGGGTTTGGGTGAGGCGGGATACGAGGGCACCAAAGTCGATCGCTTCCACGTCAAGCTGAATGCCGATCGCTCCTAGGTCAGACCGCAACTGGGAGGCGATCGCTTCCCGCACCTGGTTGCCCGCATTGGTGCGCAGGGAAAACTGCACTCGGCTGCCCTCAGCGTCAAACAGTTGCCCTCCCGCGTCGTAGACAAAACCGGCCGACTCTAGCAACTGCCGCGATCGCTCTAGGTCATAGTCATACACCGGCAGCCCCTGCTCGGGGGAGAGAAAATAGGGGCTTTGCAGGGACACGGGGGAATTTTGCGGGGTGGCGATGCCGCGATAGATATTGTTGATCAGCCGCGGACGGTTAATGGCATGGGCGATCGCTTGCCGAAACTGGCGATTGTGAAACCAAGCAGACTTGACCGGATCGACCACCGGCTGCCCCTCATTGTTCTTGGCCCGATTCAGGTTGAATGCCACAAAGGTGGTGCTGGATGATTCTCCCCCCACCAAGATCTGAAACTGGCCGCGCTCCTCCTCCCGCTTCAGCAGTTCAAAATAGTCGGGGCGCAGGGGCCGGCTGTCGCCAATCACGTCCAAGTCACCGGATCGAAAGCGCAGCAGTTGATTATCCGTCGATTCCACCAACTGCCAGACAATTCGATCAAGGCTGGGGAGCGATCGCCCCTGGTCATCCTGCTGCCAATAGTAGGGATTGCGGCGAAACAGCACCCGCTCGGCAGGCGTATAGGCTTCGATCTGGAATGGCCCCGCTACCACCAGATCGGCGGGATTGGTACTCGTGTCCCACTGAGAGATGAACAGAGGATTACCGCTGCTGTCTAGGGTGCTCACCGTATCGGCCAGGCGATGGCGGGGCAGGATTGAGGTACGGTAGTCGGCGGTGGCTCGCAGGAAGGGCGAGAAGGGTTCGGGCAAGCGAAAGGCGACTTGGCGATCGCCCACGGCCTGGACAGTGGGAAACTGGCGATCGTCCCCAATGCGGAGCCCATCCTTGGCATCGGACGGGATGGCGGGATTGAAAATCACATCGCGGTAGGTAAACACCACGTCCTCCACCGTCAGCGGCTCCCCATCCGACCAGCGCAGGTTGGGACGTAGGGTAAAGGTGATCAGCGTGCCGTTGTCCGACACCTGCCAAGATTCGGCGAGTTCGGGCTGTAGGTCTCCAGTGATGCCGTTTTCCTGGGTCAGCCCCCGAGCTGTGAATAGGAATACATGGGGAAATTCTTGGTTGAGCGGTGGGTTAAAGGTTTTGGGATCGGATAGACCTGCTAGTACCAGGGTCGTCTCATCCAGCGGCGATCGCTCCATCGCTAGAGTTGTCGATACATTGGTCGTGGATACATCGGTTCTCTGACAGCCGATTAACAAAAGAGCGATCGCCAGCCAAAGCCCCATCCATGCCCAGCGGCGTCCCTGGCTGCGCCGGGCCTGTCTCTGACGATATCGCCTCCCTCGATACTGCATGAAAATCCCTCGCGAGCTGCTGATGTTGACCTTACGGCTTGAAGTTGCCGATTACTGTAGCATTGATTGCTGCGGGATGAAGGGCGCGATCGCCCCTGAGACTGTGCAACAAATTATCAAGTTTTGAGATGTTTTTGATGGAGTCTTGGACGAGGCTTGAAGTTTATTGGAACACTAGGATTAGTCACCCAGGTTACGAGACTTGAGCGATCGCGGCATGGCTCCACGTGGCATAGGTGTGCAACCCTCGCCTCGATTCCCCCTCCATCCTGATGGGTTGAGCCCAGGCCCAGACCTTGCACTGACCCAAGGGTTCTCACCATGATGCAGCCGTCCATCATCGCTCAGGCTTAACGGTATCACTACTTCGGGGTGCTCCATGACCATTGTTCGGGTGACTGGTTTAACTTCCGCCCGCTACCGGGAGTTTGGCACCCTTAACGTTATGGAATAGGAGAGTTACAGATGGGGATTGC is part of the Candidatus Obscuribacterales bacterium genome and encodes:
- a CDS encoding ABC transporter substrate-binding protein; the protein is MQYRGRRYRQRQARRSQGRRWAWMGLWLAIALLLIGCQRTDVSTTNVSTTLAMERSPLDETTLVLAGLSDPKTFNPPLNQEFPHVFLFTARGLTQENGITGDLQPELAESWQVSDNGTLITFTLRPNLRWSDGEPLTVEDVVFTYRDVIFNPAIPSDAKDGLRIGDDRQFPTVQAVGDRQVAFRLPEPFSPFLRATADYRTSILPRHRLADTVSTLDSSGNPLFISQWDTSTNPADLVVAGPFQIEAYTPAERVLFRRNPYYWQQDDQGRSLPSLDRIVWQLVESTDNQLLRFRSGDLDVIGDSRPLRPDYFELLKREEERGQFQILVGGESSSTTFVAFNLNRAKNNEGQPVVDPVKSAWFHNRQFRQAIAHAINRPRLINNIYRGIATPQNSPVSLQSPYFLSPEQGLPVYDYDLERSRQLLESAGFVYDAGGQLFDAEGSRVQFSLRTNAGNQVREAIASQLRSDLGAIGIQLDVEAIDFGALVSRLTQTREWDTILIGFTGSLEPHSGSNLWTSTGGSHLFNLGPQPGQPPIQDWEVSDWEADIDRLFRAGAQEFNEARRQQIYGEFQTIVQNQLPVIYLAHEIALMAVRNSVEGVDYSGLSPWGLWNIEHLHIRQDT